The sequence AAATTAGGCTTTAGCAGGTATTTGCTGTAGAAATCGTCAATTGCCTTAACTGCCTCAGTAGGCGTATCGACAAGACTGACCAGTTTCATGTCTTCTGGATTGATATTATGTTCCTGGCCCAGCATGACATCATTGATCCAGTCGAGCAAACCACTCCAGAACGACCGGCCAACCAAAACAATAGGGAAACGTGCAATTTTCCGAGTCTGAATAAGCGTCATAGCCTCGAACAATTCGTCGAGTGTGCCCATGCCGCCGGGCATCACAACGAAGCCCTGTGCGTATTTGACGAACATCACTTTTCTCACAAAGAAGAAATCAAAATTGATGCTCTTGTCGGGATCGATGTAGATATTGCTGTGTTGTTCGAACGGGAGTTTAATGTTGAGACCAACCGACTT comes from Spirosoma aureum and encodes:
- a CDS encoding LOG family protein, translating into MEETKENVHRSETQSTERITQDLPKRDELLLTPDEQRIKEAFQDRNWNEIKVADSWVIFKVMAEFVEGFDKLAKIGPCVSIFGSARTKPDNPYYKMTEEIAAKLVRHGYGVITGGGPGIMEAGNKGAFEEGGKSVGLNIKLPFEQHSNIYIDPDKSINFDFFFVRKVMFVKYAQGFVVMPGGMGTLDELFEAMTLIQTRKIARFPIVLVGRSFWSGLLDWINDVMLGQEHNINPEDMKLVSLVDTPTEAVKAIDDFYSKYLLKPNF